A segment of the Triticum urartu cultivar G1812 chromosome 1, Tu2.1, whole genome shotgun sequence genome:
gctccccaagaagccactagggccaccggtattctcctcacgccctcacacaatgcgagatgccgtgattccactattggtgctgttgaaggcggcgaccgaacctttacaaacaaggttggggaaatctccacaacttaattggaggctcccaacaagaccacgaagcttcaccacaatggaatatggctccgaggtgacctcaaccgtctagggtgctcaaatacccaagagtaacaagatccgctagggatgagtgggggaatcgaaaatcccttggtggaagtgtagatcggagccttctcaaccactcccgagcaaatcaacaagtttgattggctagggagatagatcgggcaaaatgaagcttggagtatttaatggagctttgggggaggaagaggtaagtgagaaggaggaaggggactcccttttatagtgagggcaacaatcccgttgtcctcccaccaaccagccccgcacagggcggtactaccgctgagagggggcggtactaccgccaggcgACGGTACTGCCGCGCCACCCTGCAGTACTGCCGCGCTGAGGAGACTTAGTAGGAAACAGACCCCaatagcggtactaccgcggtggtagggcggtactaccgctcctggaacggtactactgccactacaaccgtgactagtgccgcaaaacccgacacgagaaaaagacctctcgaatcgaggcggtaggagccagactacCCAGCGGTACTGCGGCAGTggggtcaagggcggtagtaccgctgtggagcggtactgccgcttgtgacccttcggccatagtaccgcaggcagtgcggtactaccgctggggcgagagagagagagagagagagagagagagagagagagagagagaagggatcTCTCAAAAATGCTGAGGACACGGCGGATGTGCCaggcccccagcggtactactgctgtggagccacagcagtactaccgctgcgaagcggtactgccgcttgtggcttctcagcggtactaccgctgggtgcgcgGTACTGCCGTTTAGACCCAAACAGAACAaagaagagaggagagatctcttcaatggacaggaaaagctcggagggtgagaagctgatgtgtacgtgatgattccacccatgcaaaaccccagcggaccccctcttgctAGTACgatgccctctacgcaactagtccaccgagaaagaaacgaaagagctacacagtcttgaaatacactccgaggggaagaaagcgtctcttgccaggggagaatctgtgaattattcaaagcacaagattagtccgcaaacatgttgtcatcaatcaccaaaactaccttgagagagatatgccgtaacaaaGGAGTTGGGTGCACAATCATAGAATCCATTTGCATTTCTAGAATGTATGGACTGAGTATCCCCAAATGAATATAAAATTCATGGGTTTTTGATATAGGATGCAAAAGTTATAAAATGGACAAGGTGTGGGGGCTTTAGTACAAATTCTTCGAGGCAAACATGAAATAAAATTTGCTCATATTTGAAAAATAAAAGTGCACCAACAAAATCCTTACAAGATTCTGGTAAAAAAATCATATAACATTTGTCAAAATTTAAACAGGTATGAAGAACTTATGTTTTTGCCAAAGTATAGGGACCTAATTGCAAAAGTGGCAATTGCTAGAATTTTCGAGTGCTCAAAACCAGAAACAAAGTGCAAATCTGAAACCTAAGGACAATTTTAACCCAAATTCATATACAACATGTTTATGTTTGGGTTAGGAATATTCATATTTGATTTATTCAAACTTTAAGCAATTTGAATGATTTTGGAAGAAACAAGAAAAGATTTTTAATAAAAAGGCAAACAAAAGGATAACATGAGAAATTGCTATAGCCACCCAGGACCCACCTAGCCACCGTGAATGGCAGTGGGTCTAGGGCGCTTGCATGGCACGTTGACTCAACATGGAGATGTCCCATGAACATGTCGAACCAGGGCCCACGTGCCACGACGTCAACAGAGACGACGGCAGCGACATGCCGGAGCGGGGAGGCACTCGGGCGTGTGTGCTATGGTGTGCAAACCAACAAATTAAACACGACACAAGTATCTACGCGTTCACGTGGTTGTGATGGTGCAAAAAGGACAGGTCAAAAGCCACCGGAGCATCGCCAATGACATGGACCTCCGGCGGTGCTCTCAGACGTGCATGAAAATtgttgtgaatttgaaaaaaaatgctCAGAGTTTAAATTTGTCCTAGTTTTATAATAAAATTTTCATAATTTCAAAATGTTCAAATATTTTAGAAACAGTTAACATCTTTTAAAATATTTTTAGTTTCAAAACTGTTCACAATTAAAAAAACAATTTTTTGCAGAAATTAAAACCTTTTTTAAGAAAATTTAGAATTCAAATAATCGTTAGCTTTTAAAAAAAGTAGCTAAATTAGTCACAACTTGAAAAAATGTATTCATGTTAAAATGTTTGTGTTTAAacaaaatgttcacaaatttggAAAATCTTAAAAAGAAATTGAAAATTGTttacttttttttcaaaaaacaAATTTGATCACAGTGAACAAAGATGCTCCAGGGTGAACCGGTATGCAACATTAAACCGAAACGCTGCAGTGAAAAGTGAAACGGGGCGCTAAAATCACCAATTGGGAGGCAGCCTAGTTGGGCTGCCCTATGCGTCGGGATTTCTATTCGAGCGTGGAGCTCTCTTGCATCGCATGTTTCAGGTCCTTGCGCCCTTGTATCAAAACTTGTGTTTCAAGCTACGGGCCTTTTTTTTGCGACACCTTCTTCCTAAAATATAATATGTATTTGCATCGACCAATTGATGTTTTTTTTTGAGAATTTTTTCATTCATATCATGAATCAGTACAAAGTAGCTGACCCTTACAAGCACACTGAAACACAAACACAAAAGATCATGAACACGTAGAGTACCCTAAgacaaccataacacaagaagATCTCCGGAGCCATGTGTCATCATTCCTGAATCTTGAGAGAAGACCCCTGCAATAGAAGGATCTGCAACCAGTCGCAAACAGGTCATCATTTTCGACCACGATACAATTGCCGCCATGTTGCTTCCTCCTTTCTTAACACCAGCGCTGAGAGGGCATGGACATCAATCCAACACGTCTGCAACAGCCGTCGCCATCTTTGGCTTTGAGTACCGCAAAAAGTGTCCCTTTCGAAAGGAAGAGAACTCGAGTCATTCGACCGGTACAGCACCGCGGCCGGGCCATCCGCCCGGACAAAGCAAGATCTCCCACTAGCATCAGCACagaggaaggagaagaacaaCAGTAGCAAATCATACCAACAAAGAAGAAGGAAGGTCTTCGTCTCCCTGCATCCATCGCCCATCTGAGGACCCACACGGCCAGTGCGGATGGACCTCCAGCCACCATAGCCCGCGACCTCGACGAGATCCGGGGATCCCCAACCCCGCTGGCTCCTAAACGAAGGCAAAAGCCTCGCCTGACCACAAACAGAGCCCGAGAAACTTATTCCGACGCGACACCACCGCAACGGCCTCGACAGCGTCTCCCTTAATCCTAACCCTATCACACGCCCACCTAACGAACAAACCCGAGGTTTCCCCTCTCTCCCGCCGTCGGAGCGGCCGATGGAGAGAGAGGGAACCGGCGGCGTCACCGGCGACACGCAAGGGAACCCTCTCGCCTCCCTTGATCGCCTGGAGCGATCCTACTTTTCCTTCTTTCTTGTTAGAGACACCGACCAATTGATGTAACAGCTCGTGTATGCTAAGGCAGTGGGTTGGGAATGTGTCGACAGTCTACTCTGAACGCAATCAATGATAACACGAACACACGTACCACACGGAATCCTATATGACACTCTCAGCGTTAGAAtgtctttgcttcttcttttttttgcgggtgagAATGTCTTTGCTTCACACAGGGAACCATATCAAACTGGCCCATGGCATGTATTACATGTGTGTGAGCCACTGGCTTGGAACCTTAAGGTTTCTAACTGGTTTTGGGAACCATCTAGAAGGCTTTTGAACCGGTTATTTCTTCCCTTTTTGTTTTCTTTAATGGTTTTCTTCAGTTTTTATTTGTTGTTTTTTAAATCTGTTTCTTATTTTATTTTCTTCTCTTTTTTGCTTTTTGCAAAAAACCCTATTTTTCCAAAAAGATATCACAATTTCAAAATATTCTCATTTTCAgaaaatgttttcaaatttgaaaaaaaatgaaaattatgaACTTCAAAATCTGTTTGTTTTCTTCAAAATATGCTCAGAGTTTCAAATTTGTTCTAGTTTTCTAAAAATGTCTTGATTTCAGAATTTTGAAATATTTTGAAAACTTTTAACATTTTtaaattcaaaatttgttcacaatttttaaaaatgttcaacatTTTCCGAATTAAAGCATTTTTCAGGAAAAAACGGAATTTAAATAATGTTTTTCGTTTtagaaaaatggaaaaaaatacCCAAAAATTTCATAAATTCTTCTTATTTTgtcaaaaaatgttcacgtttTAATAAAATATTCAAAAATTTGGAAAATCTTTGAATTTTttggaaaaatgttcactttCTTTCAAAAATTGTTTAAGGTGAACCAGGACGCTATAGGGAATAGTGAACCGGTATGCAACATTAAATCGGAACGCTGCAGTGAAAAGTGAACGGGGGCGCTAAAATAACCAATTGGAAGGCAACCTAGTTGGGCTGCCCTATGCGTCGGGATTTCTGTTCGAGTGACCAACAGGAGCTCTTTTGCATCGCATGTTTCTAGTCCTTGCCCTCTTTATACTTGTACTAGAACAATGCTCGTGCGTTGTAACGGGATATAAATATTTTAATATGTTAACTTATGATTTACCTGTCAATAATAATGCGATTGTTCCtagcaaaaataataataataatgcgattgtgtaaataaatgttcatcaaattCTGCACATGAATTCTTCTATATTTTGATCGAAAGTTTGGTAAATAAATTAAAGTGAAATTGGTTTAGAAAGTAAGTAAATTAAGATGATTGATTATCATATACATGAAAGATTGGATAAAGGGGTGGTGAGAAAAAAATGTGAAATGAGAACCTTACTTCTTTTTAAGTAGTAGAAGGCTTCACTTTAAGATCAAGCGATAACCTTCTTCCTAGAAAATACTTCCTCCGTTCGAAATTACTTGTCGTAAAAATGGATGTatttagatgtattttagttctagatacatccaaattcaagacaagtaattccgaatggagggagtaatatgCATTTGCATCGACCATTTGAAGTGACAATTAGTGTACGCTAAGGCAGTGGATTGGGACTATGTCGACACTCTACTTTGGACGCAAGCAGTGACGGTACGAACACACGTACCACGTTCGAGCCTATTTAATCATGAACTCATCTATGTATCGCAGTCAACTCCAAGAAGCGGACGCGAGCTATCTCGACAGGCGATGGCGCCGGCGCTGAAGGTCTACGGATGGGCGGTCTCACCGTTCGTGGCACGCGCGCTGATCTGCCTGGAGGAAGCAGGCGTCGACTACGAGCTCATCCCCATGAAACGTGAGGCCGGCGACCACCTCCTGCCGGACTTCCTCGCCAGGAACCCCTTCGGCCAGGTCCCCGTTCTCGAGGACGGCGACCTCACCCTCTTCGGTAATTCCCATCACTATCTCCTCTGTTTACACCACAGATCGTCAAGGAGAGCCTGCAATAGTGATCGGAAATTCTCACGCAGAATCGCGAGGCACGTGCTTCGCAAGTACCAGCCGGAGCTGCTGGTGGGCGACGGCTCGCCGGAGTCGGCGGCGATGGTGGACGTGTGGCTGGAGGTGGAGGCCCACCAGTACAATCCCTCGGCTGGCGCCATCTCGATCCAGTGCCTCCTCGTCCCGTTCCTCGGCGGCACGCGCGATCAGGCCATCGTCGACGAGAACGTCGTCAAGCTGAGGAAGGTGCTGGAGGTGTACGAGGCGCGGCTGTCGGCGTCCAAGTACCTCGCCGGGGAGTCGGTCAGCCTCGCCGACCTCAGCCACTTCTCGCTCATGCACTACTTCATGGAGACGGAGTACGCGTCGCTGGTCGAGGAGCGCCCGCATGTCAAGGCGTGGTGGGAGGAGCTCAAGGCCAGGCCGGCGGCGAGGAAGGTCACGGAGTTCATGTCGCCGGACTTTGGGATGGTGAAGAAAGCAGAGCAGTGATTGCAACGCTGGCGTTTATTATGTTGTGTACACCTATGGCGCGATGTCTTTAGAATTTAGATTGTTTATTATGGGGCGTGTTACGCGTGGCCGACGAAAGATCCGTCGCTTGAATAATCTTGCGGCCATGCTTCGTCGTTTACTTTTGCAACAAAAATCTTGTTATGAAACCTTTGTAATAGAAATTGTGTGGTAGAAATATTTGTAACAAGTTGTGTTGCAAAAAAATTGCAGCAAACATTATGTTTTAGAAACGTTTAtagatttatttatttttacaGTAAAGATCATGTTGCAAAAATGTTTGTATTCTAGCAAAGATCATGTTGCGGAAAAAATATGCAACAAAGATCATGTTGTAGGGACTGTTGCTGTGGTGGCACCGGCGGTGTCCTGAGATCCGCTCGAGGGGGCGGTAGCCATGGACGCCAGTGCTCCTTCAAGACACGAACGCGGGCTTAGACACGGCATGCCTCACAGAGGCCGGTGGTGCAGTCCAGCTGCTTCCAGTACCCGTGCGGCCGGCAGGCAGCACACGGTTGGTCGGCTTCCGGCATTGGGCGGTGGCCGGCGGCCGGCGGCTGGTAGTCGATGCGCGTCTGCTCTTGAGGTGCAGtggtgtcgtggaattgtcacgacagatgtcctagcgaaaggacttagtcgtagggccatcgtaactaggaagcttaaaggggttaagcgggacaaaggacacgagaggtttatactggttcggccccttacggtgaaggtaaggcctagtccagttgatgttgtattgctaggtttcaatgaccaaggagcgaatcgctagcttggctctcgatctcttgtttcttgccctaagccgccaccgggtcgtccccttatatacacgggttgacgcctgacGGCCTACGGAGTCCCGGCCAGCTCATAAagcgtgtccggctcggtgacttcttttatatgcctttccttacaaatctttccttacatacggggtttacaatattgggccttaagccgtctctgggcttaggccttctataagccttaataaactatcatcttgaatgtttactgggctttctttgtgacccgccattggggctgacccggcccctccagGGCGGGTCATTcctggtagctatatccccaacattaggccccagattgactttgaactttgttttttgtcaatcttcaatactcaGGCAAAATCCATCTTCCTTTCTTCGCAGAAatttttgtaacccgccatgatgtcatTTCTTGAAAACACGAAAAACTTTTATGACGTCATCTCTCAACGGATCTTTATTCTTTAATGCCTTCCGAGAATCAGGCGTCCGTttagttggataatcattattcGGGTCTTTCTCGATTTTTGCGCCAGCCTGTTcgcttatccccttataaataggcacgccccggtctttctcattcttctctcttcttcgtcttcttcctctcgcaacccccGCTcctgctcgagctccgccgccgtcagAGAGCATCTCACCTCCGTCGActttggccgctgcatcgaccGAAATCAGTCGAGAGAACAGCGGCGACTCTCCGCGGAAGATCCGTGGTTGTAAGTGTTTCCCTTCTTGCTCCTCAGATCTGCATTAGGGCTTTCTAGGTTTCTGCATGTTCTTCGTAGTTCATCGCAGTTTCATCGTAGTTCTTCCCCTGCAgcctcttcttgatccaaaaagagataTATGCTTGTGCGGTAGTTGTTTTGTGCCTACTCTTGATACTAGTAGATCCCTTTTCCTAGTATAAAGGCCTCATTAGGACTCACAAACTCATCTGCGCTAAacttttaggtctagaatttGTTCCATTTTGAATAGCCATTTGACCTGGAATAATATCAAGCAattaggaaacttgtttgtctcaacacttagccgAATCTGCTTtctcaaatatctgtagtcatggcggcttattgcgcaggcttacttttccttatatgacattagcccttacttaagccgccattactcccCTGTACGATCATCACTTAATTTCACCATTATcattgaattgaaccggcatgttgctttcttttcagttcgtcttttgaacatcatgccgtccaaagcaccgactgtctgcaactgggttccctcaacaATGACTGAGGATAATTTGAAGGACTTCTTCTCCATAGGATTTTTGCCAGGGAAGAATGTTATGTCTTACCGTGCACCTAACCCGGACGAGGAACGGCCCAATCCAAaagatggtgaagtcattgtcttttctgaccacatgaaccgtggcttttcaccgcccggctcaaagttcttcagagatgtcctccattttttcaaactccaccctcaagatctcgggcccaactccatatccaatatctgcaatttccaagttctctgtgaggtgtaccttcaagaagaaccaactgtggaactatttttatctgaaccgccagaacgagtgtgccaatggccctagcttggaacttggaggcatctcaattcagcatCGGCAGGGCGCCGTCTTCCCTCTAATAGTCTTGTCGAGTCATCCCAAagactggaatcagacttggttctattgtcaagacacttcacgagcaaatgagaagccactgccgggttatcgcgcagagcgtcttgactccaagtttgCGCTCCCTGACAAACTCACTGCCGCCGAACGCAAGAAGCTTATGCCATCAATCAAAAGGATTAACGCCTTATTGGGGAACGGCTTAACCGGAGTTGACTTGACCCGTTGCTGGgtctcatggcgggtcatccctctaagccacCGATCgaaattgatgtatgaatatggtggtGGCCCAaatgactctcttcgtcacagctccgttcaacttactgaagaagatattgtttcaatgtcaactcTTCTGGTGAACGACAAGTATGAAGACTGCAATAAAGTCAGGTTAAACCcgttctgcaaacttaacccgacGCCAGAGGTAAAGAACCTCTGACCTCTCTCTTTGTATTTTTATCAGCCGTTTTAAATACCTGCATGACCTTTCatcttgtttatttgtttacaGGCCAAATCTGATTTCTGGAAAGCCAAGTATGACCACGAAGCctccaagaaggctagagccgccgccatggctgccaagaaaacgacccggaggtcgaagaagaagaagaagaccaccgCTGAGGACATGTTAAAGCTTGGCGGTGatacttctgagtcggaggtagtccttgactcccttggctagttttttaataaccttattgacactgattatTGCTAGGACGACACGGGGTCTAGCCAGGCCGAAGAAGAAGAGGTaattatttcctccgactcagaccATTTGCCGAGACAGAAACTTCGACGGGTagcccggaaagtaaggttttcgcaccctttggcttatttggaccctcattttcttttgaaaaggCAGAAACACGAGAGCCGTCGTCAAGCCCGAAACGATGATGAGCCGCCTCCTGTTGTACAACAAACTCCTAAAAACGCCAAAATGAGGTCTCTTTATATATTCCTCTTCAGCTTTCATTAATGAATATATTCTC
Coding sequences within it:
- the LOC125513555 gene encoding glutathione S-transferase 4-like, with amino-acid sequence MAPALKVYGWAVSPFVARALICLEEAGVDYELIPMKREAGDHLLPDFLARNPFGQVPVLEDGDLTLFACNSDRKFSRRIARHVLRKYQPELLVGDGSPESAAMVDVWLEVEAHQYNPSAGAISIQCLLVPFLGGTRDQAIVDENVVKLRKVLEVYEARLSASKYLAGESVSLADLSHFSLMHYFMETEYASLVEERPHVKAWWEELKARPAARKVTEFMSPDFGMVKKAEQ